Proteins from one Micromonospora sp. M71_S20 genomic window:
- a CDS encoding LLM class F420-dependent oxidoreductase: MELRIFTEPQQGATYDDLLAVARCAEETGYGAFFRSDHYLKMGAVSGDPGPTDAWTTLAGLARDTRRIRLGTLMTAATFRLPGPLAITVAQVDQMSGGRVELGIGAGWYAEEHTAYGIPFPPLGERFDRLEEQLAVVTGLWATPPGGTFDFAGTYYPVSDSPALPKPVQDPRPPILLGGKGTKRTPRLAARYADEFNMPFVSVEDTAAQFARVRAACAETGRDPGELRWSNALVLCCGRDDAEVARRAAAIGREPDELRENGLAGTPAEVVDKIGRYAEIGSERLYLQVLDLADLDHLELVAAEVRPQL; the protein is encoded by the coding sequence ATGGAACTGCGGATCTTCACCGAACCCCAGCAGGGCGCGACGTACGACGACCTGCTCGCCGTGGCCCGCTGCGCGGAGGAAACCGGCTACGGCGCCTTCTTCCGCTCCGACCACTACCTGAAGATGGGCGCGGTGAGCGGCGACCCCGGTCCGACCGACGCGTGGACCACCCTCGCCGGCCTGGCCCGGGACACCCGCCGGATCCGGCTGGGCACGCTGATGACCGCCGCCACCTTCCGGCTGCCCGGCCCGCTGGCGATCACCGTCGCGCAGGTCGACCAGATGAGCGGCGGCCGGGTCGAGCTGGGCATCGGCGCCGGCTGGTACGCCGAGGAGCACACCGCGTACGGGATTCCCTTCCCGCCGCTGGGGGAGCGCTTCGACCGGCTGGAGGAGCAGCTCGCCGTCGTCACCGGGCTCTGGGCGACGCCGCCCGGCGGGACCTTCGACTTCGCCGGGACGTACTACCCGGTCAGCGACTCGCCGGCGCTGCCGAAGCCGGTGCAGGACCCGCGCCCGCCGATCCTGCTCGGCGGCAAGGGCACGAAGCGCACGCCCCGCCTGGCCGCCCGGTACGCCGACGAGTTCAACATGCCGTTCGTCTCGGTCGAGGACACCGCCGCCCAGTTCGCGCGGGTCCGCGCCGCCTGCGCGGAGACCGGCCGGGACCCGGGCGAGCTGCGTTGGTCCAACGCCCTGGTGCTCTGCTGCGGGCGGGACGACGCCGAGGTGGCCCGGCGGGCCGCCGCGATCGGCCGGGAACCGGACGAACTGCGCGAGAACGGCCTCGCGGGCACGCCCGCCGAGGTGGTCGACAAGATCGGCCGGTACGCCGAGATCGGCAGCGAGCGGCTCTACCTCCAGGTGCTGGACCTGGCCGACCTTGACCACCTGGAGCTGGTCGCCGCCGAGGTGAGGCCCCAGCTCTGA
- a CDS encoding FAD-binding protein, whose translation MTTAGAGPRRNWAGNVRYAARRHHRPSSLDELRRLVAGSDRLRVVGTGHSFNRLGDTTGDLVSLAGLPATVALDPDRRAVTVPAAMRYGDLAAWLHARGHALANLASLPHISVAGAVATGTHGSGETIGNLASAVAGLELVTAGGDLLTVDRSADGDTFAGMVVSLGALGVVTRVTLDVVPTFEIRQHVRLGLSRAALDEAFASAYSVSVFTDWRSPRLREVWVKQRADAAPLPADWLGTTAADTPRHPVPGMPAQNCTPQLGEPGPWHERLPHFRLGFTPSSGAELQSEYHVPRASASAALAALDPVAHLIAPVLQVCELRAVAADGLWLSPNHGRDSLAIHFTWTADAAAVLPVVAAVEERLAPFAPRPHWGKVFGLAPAAVAAALPRYADFVDLACRLDPAGTFRTDLLDRYLPRS comes from the coding sequence GTGACCACCGCCGGGGCCGGGCCGCGGCGCAACTGGGCGGGCAACGTCCGCTACGCCGCCCGCCGCCACCACCGCCCCTCCTCCCTCGACGAGCTGCGCCGGCTGGTGGCGGGCAGCGACCGCCTGCGGGTGGTGGGCACCGGGCATTCGTTCAACCGCCTCGGCGACACCACCGGCGATTTGGTCTCGCTGGCCGGGCTGCCCGCGACCGTCGCGCTCGACCCGGACCGCCGGGCCGTCACGGTGCCGGCCGCCATGCGGTACGGGGACCTCGCGGCCTGGCTGCACGCGCGCGGCCACGCCCTGGCCAACCTCGCCTCGCTGCCGCACATCTCGGTCGCCGGGGCGGTCGCCACCGGCACCCACGGCTCGGGGGAGACGATCGGCAACCTGGCTAGCGCGGTCGCCGGGCTGGAACTGGTCACCGCCGGCGGCGACCTGCTGACCGTGGACAGGTCGGCCGACGGGGACACCTTCGCCGGGATGGTCGTCTCGCTGGGCGCGCTGGGCGTCGTCACCCGGGTCACCCTGGACGTGGTGCCGACCTTCGAGATCCGCCAGCACGTCCGCCTCGGCCTGTCCCGCGCGGCGCTGGACGAGGCGTTCGCCTCGGCGTACAGCGTCAGCGTCTTCACCGACTGGCGGTCGCCGCGGCTGCGGGAGGTGTGGGTCAAGCAGCGCGCGGACGCGGCCCCGCTGCCGGCGGACTGGCTCGGCACGACGGCGGCCGACACGCCGCGGCACCCGGTGCCGGGCATGCCCGCGCAGAACTGCACCCCGCAGCTCGGCGAGCCGGGCCCGTGGCACGAACGGCTGCCGCACTTCCGGCTGGGGTTCACCCCCAGCAGCGGGGCGGAGTTGCAGTCGGAGTACCACGTGCCGCGCGCCTCGGCGTCGGCGGCGCTGGCCGCACTGGACCCGGTGGCGCACCTGATCGCGCCGGTGCTCCAGGTCTGCGAGCTGCGGGCGGTGGCCGCCGACGGGCTGTGGCTCAGCCCGAACCACGGGCGGGACAGCCTCGCCATCCACTTCACCTGGACCGCCGACGCGGCGGCGGTGCTGCCGGTGGTGGCGGCGGTGGAGGAGCGGCTCGCGCCGTTCGCGCCGCGCCCGCACTGGGGGAAGGTGTTCGGCCTCGCCCCGGCGGCGGTCGCCGCGGCCCTGCCCCGGTACGCCGACTTCGTCGACCTGGCGTGCCGGCTCGACCCGGCCGGCACGTTCCGCACCGACCTGCTCGACCGCTACCTCCCGCGGTCCTGA
- a CDS encoding endonuclease domain-containing protein, with product MASGVPPGAWWEALPLRQVSHLPGIDAELLHVGLDPAPAAAPVVVRYHVPARRGFADLLAAILDELDRAALTLFPRWLPGAEQLDGSGTLGAAAVRSLALRVAARSEHFGPFLADLAERALRGKHRQHRPRFPAEVRAAGLARVMASAYDRVGCVLLIGLTDELTTDTERALVAAAEWLVRHGRLTVWLAGRELRTVDRIRPVQVSLPSSLTELAVQTGRVPDTVREAPPALTFPPLSGVPRGDSAAEQALELALTPHEWARGRRWNHTYDWHLLGETYRLDLFWPAEGLAVEVDGPEHRGRIRFANDRRRDVRLQLLGLDVLRFTNEQVLSDVQAVVGMIRQLLTRRRLTGTHPHEEEAP from the coding sequence GTGGCCAGTGGCGTACCTCCCGGCGCGTGGTGGGAGGCCCTTCCGCTGCGGCAGGTCAGCCACCTGCCCGGCATCGACGCCGAGTTGCTCCACGTGGGACTCGATCCGGCACCGGCCGCCGCTCCGGTCGTCGTCCGGTACCACGTACCGGCCCGCCGGGGCTTCGCCGACCTGCTCGCCGCCATCCTTGACGAGTTGGACCGGGCAGCGCTCACGCTGTTCCCCCGCTGGTTGCCCGGTGCCGAACAGCTCGACGGTTCCGGCACGCTGGGTGCCGCTGCGGTGCGGTCCCTCGCCTTGCGCGTCGCCGCACGCTCCGAGCACTTCGGCCCGTTCCTGGCCGACCTCGCCGAGCGCGCGCTGCGCGGGAAGCACCGGCAGCACCGGCCGCGCTTCCCGGCGGAGGTACGGGCTGCCGGCCTGGCCCGGGTCATGGCCTCCGCGTACGACCGGGTCGGGTGCGTCCTGCTGATCGGCCTGACCGACGAGCTGACCACCGACACCGAACGCGCGTTGGTCGCCGCCGCCGAATGGCTGGTGCGGCACGGCCGCCTCACCGTCTGGCTGGCCGGGCGAGAGCTGCGGACGGTCGACCGGATCCGACCGGTTCAGGTGTCGCTGCCGTCGAGCCTGACCGAGTTGGCGGTGCAGACGGGTCGGGTTCCCGACACCGTCCGCGAGGCTCCGCCGGCACTGACGTTTCCGCCGCTGTCCGGGGTGCCGCGCGGCGACAGCGCCGCCGAGCAGGCACTGGAGCTGGCACTGACGCCGCACGAGTGGGCCCGGGGGAGGCGCTGGAACCACACGTACGACTGGCACCTGCTCGGCGAGACCTACCGCCTGGACCTCTTCTGGCCGGCCGAGGGACTTGCGGTCGAGGTGGACGGCCCGGAACATCGGGGGCGAATCAGATTCGCCAACGACCGGCGGCGTGACGTGCGGCTGCAACTCCTCGGGCTGGACGTGCTCCGGTTCACCAACGAGCAGGTGCTGTCCGACGTCCAGGCCGTGGTCGGCATGATCCGGCAACTGCTGACCCGTCGTCGCCTGACCGGCACGCACCCCCACGAAGAAGAGGCACCATGA
- a CDS encoding site-2 protease family protein has translation MRASFRLGRIAGVPVGVNWSVLVIFALIAWGLSANQFPRTYPDRPVAAYVLAGLAAAVVFFLGLLAHEISHAIVAKRNGLEVGGITLWLFGGVAELRGEARDPGAELRIAGVGPLVSLLIGLFFGAIAVVLAVAGVEGLLLGSLAWLAGINVLLAVFNALPAAPLDGGRLLRAAVWKATGDRTKASVVAARAGWVLGAVLIGLGLWQFLAGVGFGGLWLALIGWFLIGAAGMEERQARMGSALEGVRVADVMTPQPQTASGQMTVGDFVDHYLFAYRHTALPLTEDDRPVGLVTLDRVRGIPADRRAGTTLAEVACRADELVLARPDEPLNELLPRLSECADGRALVVTDGRLVGIVSPSDISRAVQRGSLREQMAGDRR, from the coding sequence ATGAGGGCGAGTTTCCGGCTCGGCCGGATTGCGGGCGTACCGGTCGGGGTCAACTGGAGCGTCCTGGTCATCTTCGCGCTGATCGCCTGGGGGCTGTCGGCCAACCAGTTCCCCCGGACCTACCCGGACCGGCCCGTCGCCGCGTACGTCCTGGCGGGGCTCGCGGCGGCGGTGGTCTTCTTCCTCGGCCTGCTCGCCCACGAGATCTCGCACGCGATCGTCGCCAAGCGCAACGGGCTGGAGGTCGGCGGGATCACCCTCTGGCTCTTCGGCGGGGTGGCCGAGCTGCGCGGCGAGGCGCGCGACCCGGGTGCGGAGCTGCGCATCGCCGGCGTCGGCCCGCTGGTGAGCCTGCTGATCGGGCTCTTCTTCGGCGCGATCGCGGTGGTGCTCGCCGTGGCCGGGGTGGAGGGGCTGCTGCTCGGCTCGCTGGCCTGGCTGGCCGGCATCAACGTGTTGCTGGCGGTCTTCAACGCCCTGCCCGCCGCCCCGCTGGACGGCGGGCGGCTGCTGCGCGCGGCGGTCTGGAAGGCGACCGGCGACCGGACGAAGGCGTCGGTCGTCGCTGCCCGGGCCGGCTGGGTGCTCGGCGCGGTGCTGATCGGGCTGGGGCTGTGGCAGTTCCTGGCCGGCGTCGGCTTCGGCGGGCTGTGGCTGGCCCTGATCGGCTGGTTCCTGATCGGCGCCGCCGGCATGGAGGAGCGGCAGGCCCGGATGGGCAGCGCGCTGGAGGGCGTCCGGGTGGCCGACGTGATGACGCCGCAGCCGCAGACCGCGTCGGGGCAGATGACGGTGGGCGACTTCGTGGACCACTATCTCTTCGCGTACCGGCACACCGCGCTGCCGCTGACCGAGGACGACCGGCCCGTCGGCCTGGTCACCCTCGACCGGGTGCGGGGCATCCCGGCGGACCGCCGGGCCGGCACCACGCTGGCCGAGGTGGCCTGCCGCGCCGACGAGCTGGTGCTCGCCCGGCCGGACGAGCCGCTGAACGAGCTGCTCCCCCGGCTCAGCGAGTGCGCCGACGGCCGGGCCCTGGTGGTGACCGACGGCCGGCTGGTCGGGATCGTCTCGCCGAGCGACATCAGCCGGGCGGTGCAGCGCGGCAGCCTCCGCGAGCAGATGGCAGGCGACCGGCGCTGA
- a CDS encoding acyl-CoA dehydrogenase family protein — MEDQDRDGLTGAVDALLPEVSRRAGEIEAARGLPADLLDSLRAAGCFRMFVPRSHGGYEADLRTGLRVLESLARADGSTGWTVMIGAETPHLVAMLSRDRFDKVYADGPDVVVGGGFAPQGRAEPVDGGFRVTGRWAFASGARHADWLFGNCVLTGDGEPLPGPAGAPPAVRSMLFPASRVTVHDTWHVLGLRGTGSHDIEVADAFCPTEESFDLFTGVPCVPGPGFVAPLVHFVLHLGAVAVGIAQGALDDMVALLKGGRQRLYARQSLADSPAFRLQLGRADLDVRAARALLRDLADELWAACATDPAAIPALHPRISAALPWVTERAAAAVDTCYRAAGGGAARDSSPLQRRFRDIHTFSQHAAAAEGWLANNGARVLGRPVELAY; from the coding sequence ATGGAGGACCAGGACCGGGACGGGCTGACGGGGGCGGTGGACGCGCTGCTCCCGGAGGTGTCCCGCCGGGCCGGGGAGATCGAGGCGGCCCGGGGCCTGCCCGCCGATCTGCTCGACTCGCTGCGGGCGGCCGGCTGCTTCCGGATGTTCGTCCCCCGCAGCCACGGCGGCTACGAGGCGGATCTACGCACCGGGCTGCGGGTGCTGGAGTCCCTCGCCCGGGCCGACGGCTCCACCGGCTGGACGGTGATGATCGGCGCCGAGACGCCGCACCTGGTGGCGATGCTGTCCCGCGACCGGTTCGACAAGGTCTACGCCGACGGGCCGGACGTGGTCGTCGGGGGCGGGTTCGCCCCGCAGGGGCGCGCCGAGCCGGTCGACGGCGGCTTCCGGGTCACCGGCCGGTGGGCGTTCGCGAGCGGCGCCCGGCACGCCGACTGGCTCTTCGGCAACTGCGTGCTGACCGGGGACGGCGAGCCGCTGCCCGGGCCGGCGGGGGCACCGCCGGCGGTGCGCTCCATGCTCTTCCCGGCCTCCCGGGTCACCGTGCACGACACCTGGCACGTGCTCGGCCTGCGCGGCACCGGCAGCCACGACATCGAGGTGGCGGACGCCTTCTGCCCCACCGAGGAGAGCTTCGACCTGTTCACCGGCGTGCCGTGCGTACCGGGGCCGGGCTTCGTGGCGCCGCTGGTCCACTTCGTCCTGCACCTCGGCGCGGTGGCGGTCGGCATCGCGCAGGGCGCGCTGGACGACATGGTCGCGCTGCTCAAGGGCGGTCGGCAGCGGCTCTACGCCCGGCAGTCGCTCGCCGACTCGCCGGCCTTCCGCCTCCAGCTCGGCCGCGCCGACCTGGACGTACGGGCGGCCCGGGCGCTGCTGCGGGACCTGGCCGACGAACTCTGGGCGGCCTGCGCCACCGACCCGGCGGCGATCCCCGCGCTGCACCCACGGATCTCCGCCGCGCTGCCCTGGGTGACCGAGCGGGCCGCCGCCGCGGTCGACACCTGCTACCGGGCGGCCGGCGGCGGGGCGGCCCGGGACTCCTCGCCGCTCCAGCGCCGGTTCCGCGACATCCACACGTTCAGTCAGCACGCGGCGGCGGCCGAGGGCTGGCTCGCCAACAACGGCGCGCGGGTGCTCGGCCGGCCGGTGGAGCTGGCCTACTGA
- a CDS encoding MerR family transcriptional regulator: MAQPDDMLNDDDYPAYTMGRAAEIVGASQDFLRRLDEAKLIIPFRSAGGHRRYSRYQLRLAARAREMVDQGTALEAACRIIILEDQLEEALQHNRDHQCRQQAGAP; the protein is encoded by the coding sequence ATGGCCCAACCCGACGACATGCTCAACGACGACGACTACCCCGCCTACACCATGGGCCGCGCCGCCGAGATCGTGGGCGCCTCGCAGGATTTCCTGCGCCGCCTTGACGAGGCGAAGCTGATCATCCCGTTCCGCTCCGCCGGCGGACATCGCCGCTACTCCCGCTACCAGCTGCGCCTGGCCGCACGGGCCCGGGAGATGGTCGACCAGGGCACCGCCCTCGAAGCCGCCTGCCGGATCATCATCCTCGAAGACCAGCTGGAAGAAGCCCTACAGCACAACCGCGACCACCAGTGCCGCCAGCAGGCCGGCGCTCCCTGA
- a CDS encoding ATP-binding protein yields MIPQDVRAALEAVSLNPAVTPDDVWRPSPHDVPELHEKVVAEILRGVGKARTDDTTVPLGVAMQGRAGAGKTHLLGAVRDRIQREGGYFFLVDMVSGKTFWESVALALVEGMGRDAIGWGTQLRTFLRRLTAQLGIPAEVRDAVAGTKPVTREHLDTFVRALRTRHREIGRDCQDTARALVLHGALDFEAQDVGYAHLISEPGDPVGRAAWGLTPAIRAPQQIVRDVSRLMALTLDPTVIAVDQLDTLFAQTSTAMFDQYAGLEDAQARFIGPIADGLLKLRDVTRRTLIVVSCLPDTWELLIRSAPTPVGDRFRQATLPDRIPTPEIGRAIVAKRFTAAFAGPRFAPPYPTWPISPEAFVDAPALTPRALLRRVDRHVAWCRDRGEVTELDRLIEAGDHVVGGSEPPDGSAATGPRSRRDTDTGDGVRLRQLDARFAELVAGADVAGALDPRTEDEHMPALLAAGLAAWIAEQSPTGASYRHDPLPGRKPALHGRLIEVLDEATENEAHWCFRGISHPNAIAATARVKAACTMAGLDRALPQRRLVLLRNGPWPTGKRTAEVLAAFDAAGGVRCGVPEADLRVFAALRELSGEPASVLQEWLVARRPAGSTQLFATILGDSAGAARAEAGPVARSEGPTAEVGGEDDARVDGGRVTVDGTSILLGRTTDGARPFAVDLESLRRHTVIFAGSGSGKTVLIRRLVEECAREGVSAIVLDPNNDLARLGDPWPQPPAGWGPGDAERARDHLDHTEVVVWTPRVNAGRPLSFQPLPDFAPVRDSPDEFDQAIRSAVEALAPRAGVDRPTKVAQQGKAVLTEALQAYARSGMVGLPGFTEFLAELPDGVSRLSRADKLAQDLAETLKAAMVTDPLFGGVGAPADPGLLLTPSPGRRARISVISFVGLTSDQERQGFVNQLQMALFAWIKRHPAGERPLGGLFVMDEAQTLAPSTGQTACTASSIALASQARKYGLGLVFATQAPKGLHNQISGNATTQFFGLLNAPAQIDAARQLAEAKGGRLPDIGLMQSGQFYVAGEGFAFVKVDTPMCLSHHPKAPLSPEEVVARAASAQFRPERSHLPDAPAVR; encoded by the coding sequence ATGATCCCGCAGGACGTACGGGCCGCGCTCGAGGCGGTCAGTCTCAATCCGGCGGTCACCCCCGACGACGTGTGGCGGCCCAGCCCGCACGACGTGCCGGAGCTGCACGAAAAGGTGGTCGCGGAGATCCTGCGCGGCGTCGGCAAGGCCCGCACCGACGACACCACCGTTCCCCTCGGGGTCGCCATGCAGGGGCGGGCGGGCGCCGGCAAGACCCACCTGCTCGGGGCGGTGCGGGACCGGATCCAGCGCGAGGGCGGCTACTTCTTCCTGGTCGACATGGTCAGCGGGAAGACGTTCTGGGAGAGTGTTGCGCTGGCTCTGGTCGAAGGCATGGGCCGGGACGCGATCGGCTGGGGCACCCAGCTGCGCACATTCCTGCGTCGGCTCACCGCCCAGCTCGGCATCCCGGCGGAAGTACGCGACGCGGTCGCCGGCACGAAGCCGGTCACCCGGGAGCACCTGGACACCTTCGTGCGGGCCCTGCGGACGCGCCATCGCGAGATCGGCCGGGACTGCCAGGACACCGCGCGGGCACTCGTCCTGCACGGCGCGCTGGACTTCGAGGCACAGGATGTCGGCTACGCCCATCTGATCTCCGAGCCGGGTGACCCGGTCGGCCGCGCGGCGTGGGGGCTGACTCCGGCGATCCGTGCCCCGCAGCAGATCGTCCGGGACGTCTCCCGGCTGATGGCGTTGACGCTCGATCCCACCGTGATAGCCGTCGACCAGCTCGACACGCTCTTCGCCCAGACCAGCACGGCAATGTTCGACCAGTACGCCGGGCTGGAGGACGCCCAGGCGAGATTCATCGGGCCCATCGCCGACGGTCTGCTGAAGCTGCGTGACGTCACCCGCCGGACGCTGATCGTGGTGTCGTGCCTGCCGGACACCTGGGAGCTGTTGATCAGGAGCGCACCCACCCCGGTCGGCGACCGGTTCCGGCAGGCGACCCTCCCCGACCGGATTCCCACCCCCGAGATCGGTCGGGCCATCGTCGCGAAGCGGTTCACCGCAGCCTTCGCCGGGCCGCGTTTCGCACCGCCGTATCCGACCTGGCCGATCAGCCCCGAGGCGTTCGTCGACGCCCCGGCGTTGACGCCCCGGGCGCTGCTGCGCCGGGTGGATCGGCACGTCGCCTGGTGTCGGGACCGGGGCGAGGTGACCGAGCTCGACCGTCTCATCGAGGCCGGCGACCACGTCGTCGGAGGGTCCGAGCCGCCGGACGGGAGCGCCGCCACCGGCCCGAGGTCACGCCGCGACACGGACACCGGTGACGGCGTGCGCCTGCGGCAGCTCGACGCCCGCTTCGCCGAGCTGGTGGCGGGGGCGGACGTGGCGGGCGCGCTCGATCCGCGGACCGAGGACGAGCACATGCCGGCGCTCCTCGCCGCCGGTCTGGCGGCCTGGATCGCCGAGCAGTCCCCGACCGGCGCCAGCTACCGGCACGACCCGCTGCCGGGTCGCAAGCCGGCGCTGCACGGGCGGCTGATCGAGGTGCTGGACGAGGCCACCGAGAACGAGGCGCACTGGTGCTTCCGCGGGATCTCCCATCCGAACGCGATCGCGGCGACCGCCAGGGTGAAGGCGGCCTGCACCATGGCGGGCCTCGACCGGGCGCTGCCGCAGCGGCGGCTGGTGCTGCTGCGCAACGGCCCGTGGCCGACCGGGAAGCGTACGGCCGAGGTGTTGGCGGCCTTCGACGCGGCCGGCGGCGTCCGCTGCGGCGTCCCGGAGGCGGACCTGCGGGTGTTCGCCGCACTTCGTGAGCTGAGCGGCGAACCGGCCTCCGTTCTTCAGGAGTGGCTGGTCGCGCGCCGGCCGGCCGGCTCCACGCAGCTGTTCGCCACGATCCTCGGCGACTCCGCCGGGGCGGCCCGTGCGGAGGCCGGGCCGGTCGCCCGGTCGGAGGGGCCGACTGCCGAGGTGGGCGGCGAGGACGACGCGCGGGTCGACGGCGGGCGGGTCACCGTCGACGGGACTTCGATCCTGTTGGGGCGGACCACCGACGGGGCGCGGCCGTTCGCGGTGGACCTGGAGTCGCTACGCCGTCACACGGTGATCTTCGCCGGCTCCGGCTCCGGTAAGACCGTGCTGATCCGGCGACTGGTCGAGGAGTGCGCGCGGGAGGGCGTCTCCGCGATCGTGCTCGATCCCAACAACGACCTCGCCCGCCTGGGCGATCCCTGGCCGCAGCCGCCCGCCGGTTGGGGTCCCGGCGACGCCGAGCGGGCCCGCGACCACCTCGACCACACCGAGGTGGTGGTCTGGACGCCCCGGGTCAACGCCGGTCGACCGCTGAGCTTCCAGCCGTTGCCGGACTTCGCCCCCGTCCGCGACTCGCCGGACGAGTTCGACCAGGCGATCCGTTCGGCGGTGGAGGCACTCGCCCCGCGTGCCGGGGTGGACCGGCCGACGAAGGTCGCCCAGCAGGGCAAGGCCGTACTGACCGAGGCCCTCCAGGCGTACGCGAGGAGCGGAATGGTGGGCCTGCCCGGCTTCACCGAGTTCCTCGCCGAACTGCCCGACGGGGTGAGCCGGTTGAGCCGGGCGGACAAGCTGGCCCAGGACCTGGCCGAGACCCTGAAGGCCGCCATGGTCACCGATCCGTTGTTCGGGGGCGTCGGCGCCCCGGCCGATCCGGGCCTGCTGCTCACCCCCTCGCCGGGCCGTCGCGCACGCATTTCGGTGATCAGCTTTGTCGGGCTCACGTCGGACCAGGAACGGCAGGGCTTCGTCAACCAGCTCCAGATGGCCCTGTTCGCCTGGATCAAGCGGCACCCGGCGGGCGAGCGGCCGCTGGGCGGGCTCTTCGTGATGGACGAGGCACAGACCCTCGCCCCGTCGACCGGGCAGACGGCCTGCACGGCCAGCTCGATCGCTCTCGCCTCCCAGGCCCGCAAGTACGGGCTCGGGCTGGTCTTCGCCACCCAGGCGCCGAAGGGGCTGCACAACCAGATCTCCGGCAACGCCACCACGCAGTTCTTCGGGCTGCTCAACGCTCCCGCGCAGATCGACGCGGCCCGTCAGTTGGCGGAGGCCAAGGGCGGGCGGCTGCCCGACATCGGCCTCATGCAGAGCGGCCAGTTCTACGTGGCCGGGGAGGGCTTCGCGTTCGTCAAGGTGGACACGCCGATGTGCCTGTCCCACCACCCGAAGGCGCCGCTCAGCCCGGAGGAGGTCGTCGCCAGGGCGGCTTCGGCACAATTCCGGCCGGAGCGCAGTCACCTGCCGGACGCGCCGGCCGTCCGATAA